A single genomic interval of Microbacterium hydrocarbonoxydans harbors:
- a CDS encoding aldehyde dehydrogenase family protein, giving the protein MTSATSPSTATTPAPAPSGKGTEFSEAERERLDAAIADLHVGTRTWSALTLAQRVTLLQAVRTSVAASAEDWAHTAAVSKGLDGRHPLRGEEWLSGPYSVLGALDAYIETLTRLANGTNPLDGVTVGRAPGGRTAVQAFPLTGIDRILLSGYTGEVWLKPGTTPRGARAAAGLAQRTPSESGGVGLVLGAGNITSIPVLDVLYELLAHNRTALLKVNPTQDALVPIYKRAFAPLIGPGLLRIVRGGPAVGGYLTTHPDLAHVHITGSAATFDAIVWGTGSAATRRRRENRPQLKKPITAELGGVSPIIIVPGEWTDADLTYQAEHVATMRLQNSGHNCIAGQVVLMSEDWPQAEQFRIALRRAYAQAPERPIWYPGSPARMDLAAEAYPDALVLGDRVLVEVDDNDDAGALQSTEYFAPVLGVVALPGTGQAFLDVAVAYANDRLQGTLGANLLIDPATEKSLGSGFGRAIAELRYGSIAINGWTAFGFITPTLTWGAYPGSTIDDVGSGIGVVHNALLLDDVERSVIRGPFRPFPRSLPVLNGGGRLSILPKPPWFVSARTGAAVSEGLTRFRADGGVIGLLKTLAKALRA; this is encoded by the coding sequence ATGACTTCTGCGACCAGCCCGTCCACCGCGACCACGCCCGCCCCCGCCCCGTCGGGGAAGGGCACCGAGTTCAGCGAGGCGGAACGCGAGCGCCTCGACGCCGCGATCGCCGATCTGCATGTCGGCACCCGCACGTGGTCGGCTCTGACGCTCGCTCAGCGGGTCACGCTGCTGCAGGCGGTGCGCACGAGCGTGGCGGCCTCCGCCGAGGACTGGGCGCACACCGCCGCCGTCTCGAAGGGTCTGGACGGGCGGCATCCACTCCGGGGCGAGGAGTGGCTGAGCGGACCGTACAGCGTCCTGGGCGCTCTGGACGCCTACATCGAGACCCTCACGCGACTCGCGAACGGCACGAACCCCCTCGACGGCGTCACGGTCGGGCGGGCACCGGGCGGTCGCACGGCGGTGCAGGCGTTCCCGCTCACCGGCATCGACCGCATCCTGCTCTCGGGCTACACCGGGGAGGTCTGGCTGAAGCCGGGAACGACCCCGCGCGGTGCACGTGCCGCCGCGGGTCTCGCGCAGCGCACGCCGTCGGAGTCCGGCGGCGTCGGCCTCGTACTCGGCGCAGGCAACATCACCTCGATCCCCGTGCTCGACGTGCTCTACGAACTGCTCGCCCACAACCGCACGGCGCTCCTCAAGGTCAATCCCACGCAGGATGCGCTGGTGCCGATCTACAAGCGCGCCTTCGCGCCGCTCATCGGTCCGGGGCTGCTGCGCATCGTGCGCGGCGGGCCGGCGGTCGGCGGCTACCTGACGACGCATCCCGATCTCGCGCATGTGCACATCACCGGATCTGCCGCGACCTTCGACGCGATCGTGTGGGGCACGGGGTCCGCAGCGACCCGGCGTCGCCGCGAGAACCGCCCTCAGCTGAAGAAGCCGATCACGGCCGAGCTCGGCGGCGTCTCGCCCATCATCATCGTGCCCGGCGAGTGGACGGATGCCGACCTCACCTACCAGGCCGAGCACGTCGCGACGATGAGGCTGCAGAACAGCGGGCACAACTGCATCGCGGGCCAGGTCGTCCTGATGTCCGAGGACTGGCCGCAGGCCGAGCAGTTCCGCATCGCGCTGCGCCGCGCCTACGCCCAGGCTCCGGAGCGGCCGATCTGGTACCCCGGGTCACCCGCACGGATGGACCTCGCCGCTGAGGCGTATCCGGATGCCCTCGTGCTCGGCGACCGCGTGCTGGTCGAGGTCGACGATAATGACGACGCAGGAGCGCTGCAGAGCACCGAGTATTTCGCTCCGGTGCTGGGTGTGGTGGCTCTCCCCGGCACCGGCCAGGCATTCCTCGATGTTGCGGTCGCCTATGCGAACGATCGCCTGCAGGGCACACTCGGTGCCAACCTGCTGATCGATCCGGCGACCGAGAAGTCGCTGGGCTCCGGGTTCGGACGCGCCATCGCCGAACTGCGCTACGGGTCCATCGCGATCAACGGCTGGACCGCATTCGGGTTCATCACGCCGACGCTCACCTGGGGCGCGTACCCGGGGAGCACGATCGATGATGTCGGGAGCGGCATCGGAGTGGTGCACAACGCGCTCCTGCTCGACGACGTGGAGCGCTCGGTGATCCGCGGACCGTTCCGTCCCTTCCCCCGGTCGCTGCCGGTGCTGAACGGCGGCGGCCGGCTCAGCATCCTCCCCAAGCCTCCGTGGTTCGTCTCGGCACGGACGGGGGCCGCGGTCAGCGAGGGACTCACCCGGTTCCGCGCGGACGGTGGCGTGATCGGCCTGCTGAAGACCCTCGCGAAGGCGCTGCGCGCCTGA
- a CDS encoding sugar nucleotide-binding protein: MTEFGKTLTVTRTPIPGLLLVDLPVHGDSRGWFKENWQREKMVAAGLPDFGPVQNNVSFNDAIGTTRGIHAEPWDKWVSVATGRIFGAWVDLRDGDTFGTVFTAEIDPSRAILVPRGVGNSYQTLEADTAYTYLVNDHWSPDAAYSFLNLADETAAIAWPIPLDQVEISAKDLAHPRLAEVTPIGSRKTLVIGSAGQLGLALRAALGDAPHVEYATRQTLDLADPGLSSARRWRDYGTIINAAAYTAVDRAETPEGRTQAWTANVAGVAALARVATENGITLVHVSSDYVFDGSSSAPHREDDPVSPLGVYGQTKAAGDAIAATVPRHYVVRTSWVIGEGQNFVRTMASLADRGIAPRVVADQIGRLTFTDDLAAAILHLLAADAPFGVYNVTGGGEPRSWADIARAVYRLTGHDPASVSDVSTAEYFAGSEGPIAPRPLNSMLDLGRIASTGWTPRDADAALEAYLAGPVD, translated from the coding sequence ATGACGGAGTTCGGCAAGACGCTCACCGTCACCCGCACCCCGATCCCCGGGCTGCTGCTGGTCGATCTGCCGGTGCACGGCGACTCCCGCGGCTGGTTCAAGGAGAACTGGCAGCGCGAGAAGATGGTCGCCGCCGGACTGCCCGACTTCGGACCCGTGCAGAACAACGTGTCGTTCAACGACGCGATCGGCACCACCCGGGGCATCCATGCGGAGCCGTGGGACAAGTGGGTCTCGGTGGCGACCGGGCGCATCTTCGGCGCCTGGGTCGACCTGCGCGACGGCGACACCTTCGGCACGGTGTTCACCGCCGAGATCGATCCGTCCCGAGCGATCCTCGTGCCGCGGGGCGTGGGCAACTCGTATCAGACCCTCGAGGCCGACACGGCGTACACCTATCTCGTGAACGACCACTGGTCGCCGGACGCGGCGTACTCCTTCCTCAACCTCGCCGACGAGACGGCGGCGATCGCCTGGCCGATCCCGCTGGACCAGGTCGAGATCTCCGCCAAGGACCTCGCACATCCCCGGCTCGCCGAGGTGACGCCGATCGGCTCTCGCAAGACGCTGGTCATCGGCTCGGCCGGGCAGCTCGGACTCGCTCTGCGTGCCGCCCTCGGCGATGCCCCGCACGTCGAGTACGCGACCAGGCAGACCCTCGACCTCGCCGACCCCGGCCTCTCGAGCGCTCGCCGCTGGCGCGATTACGGCACGATCATCAACGCCGCCGCCTACACCGCCGTCGACCGCGCCGAGACGCCCGAGGGACGCACGCAGGCCTGGACGGCGAACGTCGCCGGTGTCGCGGCGCTCGCCCGCGTCGCGACGGAGAACGGCATCACGCTCGTGCACGTGTCGAGCGACTACGTGTTCGACGGGTCGTCATCCGCGCCGCACCGTGAGGACGACCCCGTGAGCCCGCTCGGCGTCTACGGGCAGACCAAGGCCGCCGGCGACGCCATCGCGGCGACCGTGCCGCGGCACTACGTCGTGCGCACCTCCTGGGTGATCGGCGAAGGACAGAACTTCGTGCGCACCATGGCGTCGCTGGCGGACAGGGGGATCGCACCTCGCGTCGTCGCCGACCAGATCGGGCGGCTGACCTTCACCGACGACCTCGCCGCGGCGATCCTGCATCTGCTGGCCGCCGATGCGCCGTTCGGGGTCTACAACGTCACCGGCGGAGGCGAGCCTCGCTCGTGGGCCGACATCGCCCGCGCGGTCTACCGCCTGACGGGCCACGATCCGGCATCGGTGAGCGACGTCAGCACAGCCGAGTACTTCGCCGGCAGCGAAGGACCTATCGCACCCCGCCCGCTCAACAGCATGCTCGACCTCGGCCGCATCGCCTCGACGGGATGGACGCCCCGCGACGCGGATGCCGCGCTCGAGGCGTACCTCGCGGGCCCCGTCGACTGA
- a CDS encoding adenylyltransferase/cytidyltransferase family protein — protein MGTRIGYAVGAFDLFHVGHLNLLRHAKQHCDILVAGVVSDEMLRQVKGIEPVIPTAERAEIVRHISFVDDVYVETTPSKMDSWREVQFTHFFKGDDWRGTDKGLRLEREFAEVGVEVVYFPYTAHTSSSSLRRALDAITAGATLGGAPALATR, from the coding sequence ATGGGGACGCGCATCGGCTACGCCGTTGGTGCCTTCGACTTGTTTCATGTCGGGCATCTGAACCTTCTTCGTCACGCCAAGCAGCACTGCGACATCCTCGTCGCCGGTGTCGTCAGCGATGAGATGCTGCGGCAGGTGAAGGGCATCGAGCCCGTCATCCCGACCGCCGAGCGGGCGGAGATCGTCCGTCACATCTCGTTCGTCGACGACGTCTACGTCGAGACGACTCCATCGAAGATGGACTCGTGGCGCGAGGTGCAGTTCACGCACTTCTTCAAGGGCGACGACTGGCGCGGCACCGACAAGGGACTCCGCCTCGAGCGCGAGTTCGCCGAGGTCGGCGTCGAGGTCGTGTACTTCCCGTACACGGCGCACACGTCGAGCTCGTCGCTGCGCCGTGCCCTCGACGCGATCACGGCGGGCGCCACCCTCGGTGGTGCCCCCGCGCTCGCGACGCGCTGA
- a CDS encoding glutaredoxin family protein, with protein sequence MTSPAESAITMFGADWCRDCIRTKKQLDSLGIEYTYIDLVAEPSAADVAKEISGRTNIPVVVYPDSSHHVEPSNADVEAKLRELSLI encoded by the coding sequence ATGACCTCTCCTGCAGAATCCGCCATCACGATGTTCGGCGCCGACTGGTGCCGCGACTGCATCCGCACGAAGAAGCAGCTCGACTCCCTCGGCATCGAGTACACCTACATCGACCTCGTCGCCGAGCCCTCGGCGGCAGATGTCGCGAAGGAGATCTCGGGTCGCACGAACATCCCTGTCGTGGTCTACCCCGACTCCTCGCACCACGTCGAGCCGTCGAACGCCGATGTCGAGGCGAAGCTGCGCGAGCTCTCGCTGATCTGA
- a CDS encoding MFS transporter, translated as MSTAARPERASVRLSARTITLYAVGSLGTGGYATLPGLVLTYFLTDNLGVAALAAGLIVTAAKIWDVVIDPLIGAASDRQYRRTGSRRGLMVLGALTLPVFFALTFAVPPSWGPVAGAICVLLAFLGTATSFSLFQVPYVALPAELTSGYDERTRLLGWRVVVLTAAILLFGAGGPELRRAGSDPVLGYLLMGVVAGLTIGIGMLIASRTADVAARVTGAGELAETAPTSVREQYSAALDTLRRSQPFRALLGTFLLQALATGTMLAGAQYVATWVLRSEDAVTLVFLALVGPALVATPVWTAVSRRIGKERAFAIASAVFLTAAASLIVAAWAPGAWMYGSIALAGVAYAGLQSLPMAMLPDVISHDERRSGAGRAGTFTGVWTAGETIGFALGATAVSLTLAATGYVSTVAGAISEQPDAAVAGIVWSFSILPAVLMGASLLVLRRYRLRRHDIES; from the coding sequence ATGAGCACCGCGGCTCGGCCCGAACGAGCATCCGTCCGACTGTCCGCACGCACGATCACGCTCTACGCGGTCGGCTCGCTCGGCACCGGCGGCTACGCCACACTGCCCGGGCTGGTGCTGACCTACTTCCTCACCGACAACCTCGGCGTCGCCGCCCTCGCCGCCGGCCTGATCGTCACCGCAGCCAAGATCTGGGACGTCGTGATCGATCCGCTGATCGGCGCGGCATCCGACCGTCAGTACCGCCGCACCGGCTCACGCCGTGGCCTCATGGTGCTCGGGGCGCTCACGCTCCCGGTGTTCTTCGCCCTGACCTTCGCGGTCCCCCCTTCGTGGGGACCCGTCGCCGGGGCGATCTGCGTGCTCCTGGCCTTCCTCGGCACTGCCACCTCCTTCAGCCTCTTCCAGGTGCCGTACGTCGCTCTTCCCGCAGAGCTCACCTCTGGCTATGACGAGCGCACGCGACTGCTCGGCTGGCGCGTGGTCGTGCTGACTGCCGCGATCCTGCTGTTCGGCGCCGGCGGCCCCGAACTGCGCCGCGCCGGCTCCGATCCGGTACTCGGCTACCTGCTGATGGGCGTCGTCGCGGGTCTCACGATCGGCATCGGGATGCTCATCGCGTCCCGCACGGCGGATGTCGCAGCGCGGGTCACCGGAGCCGGAGAACTCGCGGAGACCGCGCCGACGAGCGTCCGCGAGCAGTACTCCGCCGCACTCGACACTCTGCGGCGCAGTCAGCCGTTCCGCGCGCTGCTGGGAACATTCCTGCTGCAGGCGCTCGCGACCGGCACGATGCTCGCCGGAGCCCAGTACGTCGCCACGTGGGTGCTGCGCTCCGAGGACGCCGTGACGCTCGTCTTCCTCGCGCTGGTCGGCCCGGCGCTCGTCGCCACCCCGGTGTGGACGGCCGTGTCACGCCGCATCGGCAAAGAGCGGGCGTTCGCCATCGCGAGCGCGGTCTTCCTCACCGCCGCGGCATCGCTCATCGTCGCGGCATGGGCCCCCGGAGCATGGATGTACGGATCGATCGCCCTGGCCGGCGTCGCATACGCGGGGCTGCAGTCCCTGCCCATGGCCATGCTCCCCGATGTGATCTCGCACGATGAGCGCCGCAGCGGCGCCGGCCGCGCCGGTACGTTCACCGGCGTGTGGACCGCCGGCGAGACGATCGGCTTCGCGTTGGGCGCCACCGCGGTGTCGCTGACCCTCGCGGCGACCGGGTACGTCTCCACGGTCGCCGGGGCGATCTCCGAGCAGCCGGATGCCGCCGTCGCGGGGATCGTCTGGAGCTTCAGCATCCTTCCCGCCGTGCTGATGGGCGCGAGTCTGCTCGTGCTGCGGCGCTACCGCCTGAGGCGCCACGACATCGAGTCCTGA
- the pip gene encoding prolyl aminopeptidase gives MTMNLDALYPPIEPHESGELLVGDGHRMYWEVSGAPDGKPVVFLHGGPGSGTSAWQRRFFDPESYRIVLLDQRGCGRSTPHASAPDADLRFVTTAHLIADIELLRKNLGIDRWQVFGGSWGSALALAYAQAHPEAVSELVLRGIFTLRREELEWFYEGGAAALFPDLWEEFIAPIPVLERSRMIEAYHRRLFDPDPAVHEPAALAWSRWEASTVTLRPDAAQIEAMSDPQTATAFARIENHFFVHRGWWTEGQLIAGVDRIRQIPAVIVQGRHDVCTPMMTAWDLHTAWPEAEFVVVDDAGHSATEPGIQRALREATDRFAR, from the coding sequence ATGACGATGAACCTGGATGCGCTGTATCCGCCGATCGAACCGCACGAGAGCGGCGAGTTGCTCGTCGGCGACGGGCACCGGATGTACTGGGAGGTCAGTGGCGCCCCTGACGGCAAGCCGGTGGTCTTCCTCCACGGAGGGCCGGGGAGCGGCACGTCTGCGTGGCAGCGTCGCTTCTTCGATCCGGAGAGCTACCGCATCGTGCTCCTCGACCAGCGCGGCTGCGGGCGCAGCACGCCGCACGCGAGTGCTCCTGACGCCGACCTCCGCTTCGTCACGACCGCGCACCTGATCGCCGACATCGAGCTGCTGCGCAAGAACCTCGGCATCGACCGGTGGCAGGTCTTCGGAGGCTCGTGGGGGAGCGCACTCGCGCTCGCCTATGCCCAGGCGCATCCCGAGGCGGTGAGCGAACTCGTCCTGCGCGGCATCTTCACGCTGCGCCGGGAGGAGCTGGAGTGGTTCTACGAAGGAGGCGCCGCGGCTCTCTTCCCCGACCTCTGGGAGGAGTTCATCGCCCCAATCCCGGTGCTCGAGAGGTCGCGGATGATCGAGGCATATCACCGGCGCCTGTTCGACCCCGATCCCGCCGTGCACGAGCCGGCCGCCCTCGCCTGGTCGCGGTGGGAGGCGTCGACGGTCACGCTGCGTCCGGACGCCGCGCAGATCGAGGCGATGTCCGATCCGCAGACCGCGACGGCGTTCGCCCGCATCGAGAACCACTTCTTCGTCCACCGTGGCTGGTGGACCGAGGGGCAGCTGATCGCCGGCGTCGACCGCATCCGACAGATCCCCGCCGTGATCGTGCAGGGGCGCCACGACGTGTGCACGCCGATGATGACCGCGTGGGACCTGCACACCGCCTGGCCGGAGGCGGAGTTCGTGGTCGTCGACGACGCCGGGCACTCCGCCACGGAGCCCGGCATCCAGCGCGCGCTGCGCGAGGCCACCGACCGATTCGCCCGCTGA
- a CDS encoding glycosyltransferase, with protein sequence MRTAVTVIVPTFNERDNVAELVARTATALAAYDAEILFVDDSTDETAAEVERVAADAPLPVRVIHRDDNTGGLGGAVVVGLRAASADLCIVMDGDLQHPPELLPALLRRHDEGEADVVAASRYIGGGDTSGLGTAVRFGVSRAATWLTRAMFPIRLARSTDPMTGFFLVDRRRLDLPSLKPQGFKILLEILARTDLRIAEIPMEFAERRHGTSKASLRQGATFVAHLARLRFGKMSLFALIGLIGALANLGIMWLLTATGVPYIWAAIIGAEVTIIGNFILQERFVFADMRTDARGLGGRFAASFTFNNVEAALRIPVMALMVESWHISSVLATGLSLIVAFFARFLFHSLVVYAPQRRRRTEPVGSEPKPDTAALRIIRAIDAEAMKPGEL encoded by the coding sequence GTGAGGACAGCGGTCACCGTCATCGTGCCGACCTTCAACGAACGCGACAACGTCGCCGAGCTCGTGGCCCGCACCGCGACGGCGCTCGCCGCCTATGACGCCGAGATCCTGTTCGTCGACGACAGCACCGACGAAACCGCCGCCGAGGTCGAGCGCGTCGCCGCCGACGCTCCACTGCCGGTCCGCGTGATCCACCGTGACGACAACACCGGCGGACTGGGCGGCGCCGTCGTGGTGGGCCTGCGGGCAGCATCCGCTGATCTCTGCATCGTCATGGACGGCGACCTGCAGCATCCGCCAGAGTTGCTTCCCGCGCTGCTGCGTCGACACGACGAGGGCGAGGCGGATGTCGTGGCAGCCTCCCGGTACATCGGGGGCGGTGACACCAGCGGCCTCGGGACTGCCGTGCGGTTCGGGGTGTCGAGGGCGGCGACATGGCTCACCCGGGCGATGTTCCCGATCCGGCTCGCGCGCAGCACCGATCCGATGACCGGGTTCTTCCTCGTCGATCGGCGCCGGCTCGATCTGCCGTCCCTCAAGCCGCAGGGCTTCAAGATCCTGCTCGAGATCCTCGCCCGCACCGACCTGCGCATCGCAGAGATCCCGATGGAGTTCGCGGAGCGTCGGCACGGCACCTCTAAGGCGAGCCTGCGGCAGGGTGCCACCTTCGTCGCCCATCTGGCGCGACTGCGCTTCGGCAAGATGTCGCTGTTCGCCCTGATCGGGTTGATCGGCGCGCTCGCCAACCTCGGCATCATGTGGCTGCTCACGGCCACCGGAGTGCCGTACATCTGGGCGGCGATCATCGGGGCCGAGGTCACGATCATCGGCAACTTCATCCTGCAGGAGCGCTTCGTCTTCGCCGACATGCGTACCGACGCCCGCGGGCTCGGCGGTCGCTTCGCCGCATCCTTCACCTTCAACAACGTCGAGGCCGCGCTGCGCATCCCGGTGATGGCCCTGATGGTCGAGTCCTGGCACATCTCCAGCGTGCTCGCGACGGGACTCTCGCTGATCGTCGCGTTCTTCGCGCGGTTCCTGTTCCACTCGCTCGTCGTGTACGCGCCGCAGCGCCGCCGGAGGACCGAGCCGGTGGGCAGCGAGCCGAAGCCCGACACCGCCGCGCTGCGCATCATCCGGGCGATCGATGCCGAGGCGATGAAGCCGGGCGAGCTCTAG
- a CDS encoding SIP domain-containing protein, translating to MSTACEHVEDPDWENIEGVVLIAGDSTDAGAIASIAARMPWDAEGVILIEASARIQFRHIDVPEGVSVRWLLRGDGVRQHAKGERLATAVHSWCVEWTCGEPQLQWTVWLGAHTPPHVARMARSLLGVAN from the coding sequence ATGAGCACCGCCTGCGAGCACGTCGAGGATCCGGACTGGGAGAACATCGAGGGCGTCGTGCTGATCGCCGGTGACTCGACCGACGCCGGTGCCATCGCCTCGATCGCCGCGCGCATGCCGTGGGACGCAGAAGGGGTCATCCTGATCGAGGCATCCGCCCGCATCCAGTTCCGCCACATCGACGTGCCGGAGGGCGTATCGGTCCGATGGCTGCTCCGTGGCGACGGGGTCCGTCAGCACGCGAAGGGAGAGCGTCTCGCGACCGCGGTGCATTCGTGGTGCGTCGAATGGACCTGTGGCGAGCCGCAGCTGCAGTGGACCGTCTGGCTCGGGGCGCACACCCCACCCCACGTCGCCCGCATGGCGCGGAGCCTGCTCGGCGTGGCTAACTGA